The DNA window TAACACTTTAAGCTACTGTTTGCTAcggtgaaggaaaaaaagaaaataattcttAAATAACAAGGGGATAAATCTGACTGTATTTGTAGAAATTAGACCAGCAGTAAGGCCTCAATGTTCTCATTGAAATGCACAAGTTAAACTCAGTAGATTTGTCATATTACACAGATTAGTGTCTCGCTGGTTCACATCTGGACCATTTCATTTCTTACTAACATAATTGTAAATTACTTGTGCTTAGTCATGCCCTGATTGGTAAACTCCTAAATTTATTAGCATCCTGGGAACAAAGGAAGCAAGTAGGTAAACAGACccttaatgttttgtttctgtgttccATTATAACCTatcatgtgtctgtgtgggatTGTGTAACAGTGTGTTCACATTACACCATTACCGTCTCCTGGGCCACCTTCACAGCCTCCTCCAGTCCATAGACTTTGCCCTTCACGAGAAACACGCCTGCGGACCAGATGCCACAGTCTTCATGCAGCCAGTACTCACATGGCTCCAGGGGCAGCACAGGGGGGCTGTACCAGTCCTCCACATTTGTGGAGCCACCTTCTGACCGAGCCCGCTTGACTGCAGGGCTGCTGGGTCTGTCACTGTTCCACCGGTGACTCTCCAGAAGGCCCTTCTGCTTGAGCTGAGCTCCTTTTCTGAGGGGCTGCAGTGTGGGCGGAATGGCACGTTTTCTCCCTTTGCTTCTAACACTGCAGGATGAGGAGTCAGAATCACTATAGTCGTCCTGGTCCTTCTTGACATTCAATGTACTGGCTGGTGTTTTGGTGCTTGGCTGGTACCCCTCAGGGTAGTAGGGACCGTAGAGGTCACCCAGATCCATGGCATTGGCTGACTGCCCACACAGGCAGCAAACGAGAGCATGCTGGTGCTGGCTGTGGGTGGAGGCTTGACCCGGCTGGAGACAGGAAGTGCTGGGTACAACTGCAGAAATAAAGCTACTGGGGTGAGCCTGAGGGTGTGGGCCCTTCTTGTGTTGCGTCCTTGCCTCCTCGGGGTAGTTTATTACAGTACAGTGCGAGAGCGATGACTGCTGATGCTCCACGTGGATAAATGGAGAGAAATTGTCCAACCTCATGTCCCTTTTCTCCTCCTTATAGTTGATGTACTTCAACTTGATCTCTGGCTCCTTGGGGGAAAACATGGAGGAAGACTGGCTgcgtttgtgtttcttttgtctcCTCTTGAGAGCGCGAGCTGCCTTCGTCTTGCCAGTGGGAGATGATTTGATACCTGTAGCCCCAACTTTACCTTGACTTTTCTTTGGAGACTTTGATGGTGGCGGGGGAAACCTTGCCATATGCATTTCTACTGAAGGATCAGGGCAAGACGGAAGCTCTGGCTCCTTCGATGAGTTCTTGTGCACAGGAAACGGAGAGCTTGGCTGAGATGAGGTTTTTGTCTTTGACTTTGCGAGTCTGGTCTGTGGCGGGTGCACAGGATCTAACACGTCCTCTGGCTCTTTCTTGGCCCTCTTGTGCACAGCAACCTGGGGGATTTTTAGAGGTGTgttaagtgatttttttaaattactgaggATTTCACAATTAGAGGTAGAGTCTTTGCAGCTGTCAGTCTTTGTGTTATTAGTTTTACCCCCTTTCATTTCAGTTACGGCATTTTGTTTGACCGTCTTCACTGAGGGAGATGCTTTCACTCTGCCTGTCCTTCTTCCCATCAGCAGGCTGTCGTTCCTCTTAGGGCTGGCTAAGTTGCAATCACCAGCTCTCGTCTGGGAAGCACTGGCTTTCTTACTGGTGCGTATACATCCGGACACTTTATACCTGCTTGAATTTATGTTCATAACTATAGCCTCTAATCGCGTCCCTCTGCCAGAACGCATTGGCagcctcttttcttttaaagttcTCTGTAGTGCCTTTGCATTCCCGTTTACGTGGGGAATCACAACCTTGGATTTGTCTTCCGAAACGTCATTCGTCGAGTCAATCGAAGGCTCAATCGCTGCCTTCTGTCTATGGTGTGGATGCTTATTGTCTTTACTTGAATCCATCCTTGTGATAGAATCACTGTTGCCAGGGCACGGCTGAATGCCCCCCTCTGTACTTAAGCCGTCCCACAAAACATCCGCAGCTGTTTCTACAAATGAGTTGTTGGCACTGGGGGAGCTGGAGGCCTGAGGCAAATCGAACACGTCCTCTACATCTTCCAGTGAGGTAGCAGAGGGGGAAACTGGGTCCTCTAGAGGACTGATATACTCCCTGCTCAATGTACACAGGTCTCTAGCCCCCATGCCGTCAGGGGCAACCACTCGTTCCTTTTTCTTGGAGAGGTGAAATAGCACCTCAGAGCCCCCCGTCTCCTCATACTCTCCTGTGACAGAGGTGCGAATTTCCGGTGAAGATTCAGGAAATACTCCGGAACTCGAGCTGGAATCTTGACCATTCTCCAGAGCTTTACAGTTTACTGCACCCTCTTGTACACGCTTAACCACGTCCCCATCACTGGAAATGACTCCACTATTAAACTCCAGAGGCTCGGGTGTTAGACATATTTCCCCATTGTTTTCTGGTCGCTCCTCTGCCTGAGACAATGACTGCAAAAGTTTTGTCTGGCCGGCAAGGTCCACAGGCCCCTCGGCTTGATCTAAATAATGCTGGTTCAATGCATAGCCAGTCTCTCCAAGCCCTTTCTCCGAGTCACAGGGAGGGTGGAGTGAGAACATGCCCACAGGAGGCATACTGTACACAGGTGAATGTTCAGTGGAGAAGACGTGAGACCTGCTCACATAGGAAAGGGTGACTGTAGTGTGGGAGAAGGCATTGTCTGGCTGAATTTGATCCCCTGATTGGTGCGTGATGTCCGCGGAGCCGGTCTCTGAGAAAGGTAAACCTGGGTTGCTGGTCCCGGAGTTCGGGTACCAACCGGGGCCCTTGACCATCTGCAAGGCATCGAGGGATGTGGCGCTGAGGACACATTCCTCACCCTTCCTGGTCAGGTCGATCAGAGTGGGAATGCTGGGGGTGGAGAGGTCTTGAGGCTGTAGCTCATCTAAGCTCCCAGGTGGCTCCATAACAACTAAGATAAggagagaagacaaaaataagACAAGAATAACTGAAAGGCAAAAACAAtttctctgaaatgtttttcctcCAGTTAACATGGAACCAGATGTGTACAAATGGTCTTTCCAGGACCTTGAGGTCATAGTTTAACAAACTTTTGCCACCACAAAGTTCATCATTTTTATGCACATTAACAGTTcgttttaaagcagaaaatcaAACAAGCTCTAATAACTAAAGTCATAACACTGACCTTAGCTAGCAAACCGACGTATGCTTGAATTTCATTAAGCTGCAGAGCTTAGCAGAGGTTAACTGACAAATTAGGTTTGGGGTACTTTCccaattatttattaaagtttaaaaaaataattgttaggTTCGGTGCATAGTGTCTTTGCAAGGGACGGgctgagtttttcttttttatttatttttcttaaatcacCAGCGTTGACAGGTCAGGATTGGTAACGACAGTTAGCTTAGCCTAGCAACAGCTAACTGCAGGTAGCTAGGCCCGGCTTAGCTGCGGTAACGTTGCTGTACAACGAACTCCATCAAATATCAGGCGTCTTTAAGTTACTCTCGTTAATGCTACTAAGTCCTACAACActgaacaaaacattacaacttCAAATGTTTACTAACGACCGCTTTTTAATTCGGCAGTTTTTTAATACTCCGTCGAAGCtcattatttatgtaaaatgttaagCTTTTCAGCTAAGCGCTACACACTGTTCGTTGCTGCCCACTACGACTGTTAACAACTTTGTTGCAGATATAACAGCCGAGCTAAATAATGCCAATAAAATCTGGCGTCCGACGAAGTTTTTTGTCCCATTCCATTATCTCCGAATTTAAGAGTGGACCTTAAATGGTTCAAACAAGTGCACGCCGTTTTCCAGCGAACGCAAATAATCGACGATACCGAATGCATCATTAAACTGTGGCTTACTTTTCATCGAGTTTGGCTACATGTTGTTTCTCTTTAGGAGAACGGCACACATCGCAGGGCAAGGCCCGGCTGgctgaaacaaagacagagcgGAGGTAATGCGCTGTGCTGTGCTGCTCATTAAAACTTACCCAGACAGGAGCGATCGTAGAGTTTTCAAATGTCCCGTTAAGATTTTCTCCCACCCGGCATGTCTTTCAAACCCCCATCTACTCCAATGAAACCTGATAAcaccacagacagagaaagcCCCACATTAAACACAGATCCACACTTTTCCAGGAACACACTACTCTGACAGCAACGGTGTCAGGTTAGAGTATAATCTCATACTTCCGCTTACGcccttcacaataaaacaattagcGATGCGTTTGTCGTTTTCCCTTTTCAattagaaaagacagaaagtacAATGAAAAGATACATAAAACGCGTCATTCACCGAGGGGCAATCTATTTTTCAGTCGAGTCCATTATGCACTTGTTGCATGTAGATTGTCAAACAAAGGTTTACACGGTACATGGCAATTTAGCCCCTTTTATTCTAGCAGTTGGTTTGGCAGTTAGCGCTGTGCTAGCTCTGGGTGGCTTGACAAGTTAGCTGAGCAGTTGTCACTCAGCTGTGGAACAGAAAAGCATTGTGGGAGCAAAGCGGTAGGACCCGTTTCAATCCAAATTACTGATGCTACAAGAAAGATTGATGTCATTTGGTCCTGTATATccaagaaaacatttggtgtcATTTTCTCTTGTGACTtctaaaaacagacttttaatgtgttttttttttctatcttttttttttaaaccaacaaagGACCGAATAGAGGAGACATccttagtttttcttttggaCTTCTAACATGGACCAAATTCTAAAAATAGTGGATCCAGCATTTCCTTTAATGCACCTTAGTGCCATCATTTGTCGACCACCctttatgcacattttgtttgcagGCGGAAACCcggatgatgtcatcagggGGGACCAGGTCAGGTTAGCCCATAGTGGCCGCGCGCACGGACGCAGCGGAtcaggactaaccctccatctgacCATCTGATGCAGTTTCgttgtacaccttgtatgtataatgacaagTAAAGCGCATTAACCTTTTAGCTTAACATTCAGAacacaatgcatttaaaaaagtcCCATTAAAATTATTAGACTAAAATTAAGAATATAGATTCTGAGAACTACGAAATAATAACTGATATAAATAACTGAATCATAAAAAACCcataaacagtaacaaaaacaagGAGGAACAaaactttgttctttgtgtctATGTGATTCTTTCGTATTGTTACTGTGTCTGAATATGCTGAGAGCTACTAGAAACCAGAGTCAGATTCCTTTGTAAGCATGAATGTACTTGGCTGATAAAAATGGATTCTGATACTCATATGCAAAGTGTGGAAATAGTTTGGCATATAACATGACACCTTTAACACTGCAGGCACAAGCATAAAAAGTCCCAGTGAAAAGCCAGCAAGTTTTACATCTGAAAGGTCCAAAATACTAATCTTTAGCACCTGGACCCGCTTGAGGTTAAGTGCTATAGATGAAACAACTACTGCACATGCAAGTGAACAAATAGTGTGAGCAAAGTCAATATTTTGATGATGACTATGTGACATAGTGGGAGCCTCTGAAAAAAGCTTGTAAGTGGACCTTAAATTGGGTTTACTTTCTCAACTTGGCTTTTCCAATGAGGAAGATGGTAAAGAggagaaatatatattttttagtaGAAACTCTTTAACAGTACTTTTGTGATCCTTTTTTGacaaacagagaacaaaaacaacGTTTTAAATACAACGTGAGAGATATGTGGTAGGTGGGAATTCATTTTCATCTAGTCTCTTATTTGGAAAATTCTGTTTGCTACATTGTTCCACCTtagtctttattattattagttattaattGCACCTGATCTTTTCCTGCTACCAGATATATTCAAAATATCCATTTTGATATCTGGTCAGTTGAGGACTATCAAGCATCTGTATTCTGAATGAGTCTTGTGGAATTTATAGCAGCTCTGCAGAACATTACACAATACGTAGGGATTGAGTTTCTCTAGGTGAAATGCTCAAATTGCTTAAACGCgagtgaagaaaaaacacatttgcaaataGATGTTTGCAGGAAGTTaattaagtaaatataaaaatccaattttggttttactttatAGAAAGGaaaaccaattaaaaatgtacataatattaCTGCAGGATTACTATGGAAATACTTTCCACTACTTTCATACCAGCAGCATTtgtttaatcaaaatgtttagGAGACCTGAGGCATCAATTATAGTAAGAAAAAGGCTTTGCCCAGAGCTTTAATTAATGTTGAGAGGGACACCTTTGATGAATTTGGCATAAGATAGAGCCCCTACTGCCTCCCTCTGCATATGCCAGGTAATTTCCCACCTAGCAGCACAAAAATTACACCAAACAGAAAGTTAGGACAGATTTAATACATGAAACCTGAGCGTGGAACAGAACTATAAGTGGACCCAAAATCAAGAATGACTTTTTGTCAAAGATTAAGTCAATTTTCTATGTAACAGAGCAGCAAGCACAATAAAGACTAAATGGTCACAGGCTGGAAAGggtgcaaaaatatttattgctaATAAACCTGTAGTCAGTTGGTGTatatttgctttatatttacagtaatagAGTACAGAGGAATGGGAATGTGAAAGAAGAAAGATCCcagcaatttaaataaatacatagacTGCCACTGAACAAGACTACAAACATAAACCAACTCCAACAACTCCTATACAGCTGGACCAATGGTTGCAGTgaggaatatatatatatatatatatatatatatatatatatatatatatatatatatatatatatatatatatatatatatgtgtgtgtgtgtgtgtgtgtgtgtgtgtgtgtgtgtgtgtgtgtgtgtgtgtgtgtatgtatataaatgttCATACATGTCAGTGAGAGTCAGTGACTCCTATCCATATGCATTCAGTTGTCGTCTTTCCATGGACCTATCCAAGGATTACCAGAACATCTATGATGTTAATTTACAGTCAGGTGGTGAAGCAACATAGTAGGAACATTTCATGCAGATGAGCACTTTTGTCCCATAGTTTGTTCACTAAACAACACTTCCATCTGTGCAAGAATAATAACGGAGTGATGGAGCATCAACGCGCAGACCTGAACACCAGATTAATTCCTATGGTTTTGTTATACAAGTATTACTCATCAATATGTAGTTGTGCTGCAGCCGTTTAACATCACATTTATGCTTTTGGCTAGCAACAGTCTAGAGGGTTAAAACAGTAGCTTACACAGTCATAGTTTTAGTGTATGCATGACAGgtgctaaattaaaaacagtatttacagtaagacaaggcagaaaaaaaaaaaacaaaaaaaaaaaatacaaaaatgtcacaGTTAACTGAAGTGCATGGAATGCAAACTCTAGACATGAAATTCAAACTTcataccatgttttttttttttttaataatatacgATCTGTGTTTGTGGCCAGTGTCTGGTGTTGCTAAATAAGTAATTACAGAGCTAAAATATAGTGGGCTTCTAAACATGCATCAAGGTATGGAGGCGTGATGCATAACTGTCAGAACtcctttgtgtctttattttcaaatagGTGGAGCCTCTGCTCCGCTGTCAGCCCTTCCTTTAGACtctggaaagagagagagaaaaaaaaaaaaaaacacgtttgACTAATGGCAGTAATTCACTGTATCCTTCTGGACAGATGCACTGTTCCTGAGCAGGCAGTGTTTTTCTTGTCAGTGTAACTCTGTTGTCACCCAGACCAAATCTGTGACCAAACCTCTAAAAAGGAATCAGGATAACCCACACACCACTCTTAACCTCATGCATTAACATGCACCAGCCTGTATAGAATGGACCCCCAAAACTCACCAAAGGAAGTAAAGAAGAGTGAAGAAAGTTAAATTAGGTAAGTCAAAGATAGACCTCAATGTATCAGAAGTAATATTTCCTTATATCTGGTCAGTTGATAACAGGAAAGATAATTTTACACTGAAATTTGTCTTTTAGTGGCCAATGCAGAGTTATAATATATAATGCAGAGtattcttattttttgttttgacttatttaatttttttccccatgcaGCTGATGTTCATGAGTTGAGAAGCTGGGTTGAGCTGGGTGTGTCCAGGGAGGACATTGGTCTAACacgtaaatggtaaatgttcttgacttatatagcacttttctacctattggcactcaaagcgctttacactgcttcttattcacactcatacacacacgcaaacaccgATTGGGGAGccgctatgcagctggccaacgctcacctggagcaacctaagctggggttcagtgtcttgctcaaggacactttgacatgtgacaggaggagctggggattgaaccaacaactgcaagattggtggacaaccgctctaccttcacATAAGTAATCAATATAGGCTAAGAAAGAGTCGATTTTGccgatttaatttattttgttcagttcaTGTTTTAATCACTGTTGTAATCAGTCACATCCCAGTTCACATGCAGTAGAGTACGGACATCCGTAAGTAAACATTACTGTTCACATAGCAAAATGTATGAGCCTGCTATGTTTATCTCCCTTTCAGCAAGTTCACTTCTATGTATTGTAAATGAGCAGCTTTAGCTTAGCATTAGCTTAGCAGACAGCACCTTCAGTGAGCAGTCAGAAAATCTGCTGCTAGAAGCCTTGGGAAGCCACATGCTAACATACTCACCAATTAGCTTAAAGTCATCGTGGACATACCCAAATACTCCACTTTCCTGATCATTACATTAACACTATAAAATGCAAAGCTAGCATGAGATTCAGAATTGGTCatctctgctccacccagctcTCTCCTAATATATTTTCTATGTTAGTAGTAATAAAATTACTATAAAGGAAAATGATCCAAAAGGTACTAATTAAGCAGAGGtcatttaaattgtaattgGTTAAGATTTATTTGTAAGTTTTAAGTGTCTGAGGATAAAGGAAAGTATTAGCTTGTCCTGTACAGTTCTTAATATACTCAGGTAAATATTTGACTTATCTAATAATCTTGGCCCTTTGATGACGAATGGGAGTCCATTGTTTGCACCAAGTCTTTAAGCAAACCAGCCAAATAttcattaactaattaatgttAGTTTAAAACCCAGTGACGTGCCAGACATTCTCATTCTCCCCAAGCTGTCATTTGTGCTTCACCGCCATGTGTCTGTAAAGTGGGATACTTTACTGTGGAGTAGCGACTCTGATCTATTGAGTGCCTTAGAGGTGGAGGACAAGATAATGTACTTAAACCACCCATGGGTGCGTCCGTTATGGTTTACCTAAAGGAGAAGGGGAAGGAGGCCTACACGTCCTCAGCAGCTTTAACTGTCCCAGGGCATGTCACGACTCACAGACTGAGGACAGAAGGGGGAAAACCGGTAATTGTGCGTTAGACTAATATGGTGTTTGCATCACAATCCCAAGTCTGCAGTTTAGATAGGAGGATAGGAGACACAAAATGGAAGTAAAATGAAGGCCAGCAAGAGGACGAGGTAAACAGTGGGCATGCAATGCTGCATGCAACACTGCAGGTGACCTGTAGATGGCAGCAAGTTACTTAACGGTATTTCCTAGCCTTTGTTGGGAGACATCTAATGTTAGGATTGCTCTGTCACAAGTCCAGAATCTGTTGCTgtttaagcaaaaataatgCAATGGGTGATGAAAATCCTAAATTAACGCCACATTTGGATGGAGAACTGATCTGatccttggaaaaaaaaaaacccacctttGACCTTATTGTGCGCTCAGTGCGtttagctgcagcagctgccatCTTAAGGATGTCAGGGTTACTTTTCGACTTCATGATATCTGGGAGCAAAATGTgagaaagttaaaataaaaaaaaaaaaataacattagttTGATTTATGAGCCAATTAACACTAAGTACATTTATCCAGTTCACCAAATTCACTAATaatcaacacaaaaatatgaaGTGATAAGAGcagtataaaacattttcttgtatTAAGTAAAGAATGAGGGCTGTTGTATAATTGTTTGTACCGTATCCCCCTCGTTCCATCTCCTCCAGTGACGGATCCCCTAGAGCCTCGTGGGCCAGCTGCAGTTGGTCTCGAAGACGGCCCAGATCCCGCTCTGCTTTAGCCTTGACAATGCTCAGCTCTGTGTAGATGTCCTTATATTTATCTGTTGCATATTTCTTGTCCTAAGAAAACATTGTTTAGCAGTTTAGATAAAGAGTATTCATATGCATTCAGCTAGGAATTTGTGGATGCCCCTTTCTAAAAATAGGCTCGAGTGGAAgtgggaacaaaaaaaaaaaggctcactCTTTGAGCAGCTTGGAGTTCATCTTTTAAGGAGTTGATTTCCTGCTTCAGATACTGGACCTCAGACTCCTTCACCCTAAGCATCACctagaaaataagaaaaaaaattgacagaATATAGAACCATGAATGCTGAAAACTAGGGGAAACATGCCTTTACGTTCTTGCCTTCAATTGTTTTTAGGGGCCTGGGAAGAATCTGCTGATTTTTAAAACCTCACTAGTACAGACTTGCTTTGAAGGGATTTTTCAGTTGAACCTTACCTCTAGCTCATAGAGTTCTTTTCCCTggattgttgtgtttgtgtctcctaCTCCATCCTCAGACGTCATTGAACGCATCTTTGTGATCTCTGCTGCCAGACGGTTGTTCAGCTCCTAAACATGCCACAAAGACGAAGCTTACTAGGGCAGGTACACTTACATGCTGAGTCAATATTTGTACACAGGTAAGTTAACAGTGAGTGACATAACATGGTTGTCACAGGGTGTGCGTTTGCACCTGGTTGTGTGCGTTGAGCTCTTGGTTCTCTCTTTGACATTGCCTGAGAGCCTGTCTCTCGGCTTCCAACGCCTGGGCCAGGTGGGCGTTTTCCAGGCACTTCTGGGAATACTGCTCTGACAACACCTCGATCTCCCGCTGGAACGAGcacagctcctccctgaaacacaacacaa is part of the Channa argus isolate prfri chromosome 20, Channa argus male v1.0, whole genome shotgun sequence genome and encodes:
- the si:dkey-94l16.4 gene encoding transcription factor 20 isoform X1; the protein is MTSSGFPPANKMCIKVVMEPPGSLDELQPQDLSTPSIPTLIDLTRKGEECVLSATSLDALQMVKGPGWYPNSGTSNPGLPFSETGSADITHQSGDQIQPDNAFSHTTVTLSYVSRSHVFSTEHSPVYSMPPVGMFSLHPPCDSEKGLGETGYALNQHYLDQAEGPVDLAGQTKLLQSLSQAEERPENNGEICLTPEPLEFNSGVISSDGDVVKRVQEGAVNCKALENGQDSSSSSGVFPESSPEIRTSVTGEYEETGGSEVLFHLSKKKERVVAPDGMGARDLCTLSREYISPLEDPVSPSATSLEDVEDVFDLPQASSSPSANNSFVETAADVLWDGLSTEGGIQPCPGNSDSITRMDSSKDNKHPHHRQKAAIEPSIDSTNDVSEDKSKVVIPHVNGNAKALQRTLKEKRLPMRSGRGTRLEAIVMNINSSRYKVSGCIRTSKKASASQTRAGDCNLASPKRNDSLLMGRRTGRVKASPSVKTVKQNAVTEMKGGKTNNTKTDSCKDSTSNCEILSNLKKSLNTPLKIPQVAVHKRAKKEPEDVLDPVHPPQTRLAKSKTKTSSQPSSPFPVHKNSSKEPELPSCPDPSVEMHMARFPPPPSKSPKKSQGKVGATGIKSSPTGKTKAARALKRRQKKHKRSQSSSMFSPKEPEIKLKYINYKEEKRDMRLDNFSPFIHVEHQQSSLSHCTVINYPEEARTQHKKGPHPQAHPSSFISAVVPSTSCLQPGQASTHSQHQHALVCCLCGQSANAMDLGDLYGPYYPEGYQPSTKTPASTLNVKKDQDDYSDSDSSSCSVRSKGRKRAIPPTLQPLRKGAQLKQKGLLESHRWNSDRPSSPAVKRARSEGGSTNVEDWYSPPVLPLEPCEYWLHEDCGIWSAGVFLVKGKVYGLEEAVKVAQETMCSMCHDPGATLGCFFKNCPNKYHYRCALESDCVLIEENFSMKCKKHKNKTFKAPTVNRGDDR
- the si:dkey-94l16.4 gene encoding transcription factor 20 isoform X2 — encoded protein: MKIVMEPPGSLDELQPQDLSTPSIPTLIDLTRKGEECVLSATSLDALQMVKGPGWYPNSGTSNPGLPFSETGSADITHQSGDQIQPDNAFSHTTVTLSYVSRSHVFSTEHSPVYSMPPVGMFSLHPPCDSEKGLGETGYALNQHYLDQAEGPVDLAGQTKLLQSLSQAEERPENNGEICLTPEPLEFNSGVISSDGDVVKRVQEGAVNCKALENGQDSSSSSGVFPESSPEIRTSVTGEYEETGGSEVLFHLSKKKERVVAPDGMGARDLCTLSREYISPLEDPVSPSATSLEDVEDVFDLPQASSSPSANNSFVETAADVLWDGLSTEGGIQPCPGNSDSITRMDSSKDNKHPHHRQKAAIEPSIDSTNDVSEDKSKVVIPHVNGNAKALQRTLKEKRLPMRSGRGTRLEAIVMNINSSRYKVSGCIRTSKKASASQTRAGDCNLASPKRNDSLLMGRRTGRVKASPSVKTVKQNAVTEMKGGKTNNTKTDSCKDSTSNCEILSNLKKSLNTPLKIPQVAVHKRAKKEPEDVLDPVHPPQTRLAKSKTKTSSQPSSPFPVHKNSSKEPELPSCPDPSVEMHMARFPPPPSKSPKKSQGKVGATGIKSSPTGKTKAARALKRRQKKHKRSQSSSMFSPKEPEIKLKYINYKEEKRDMRLDNFSPFIHVEHQQSSLSHCTVINYPEEARTQHKKGPHPQAHPSSFISAVVPSTSCLQPGQASTHSQHQHALVCCLCGQSANAMDLGDLYGPYYPEGYQPSTKTPASTLNVKKDQDDYSDSDSSSCSVRSKGRKRAIPPTLQPLRKGAQLKQKGLLESHRWNSDRPSSPAVKRARSEGGSTNVEDWYSPPVLPLEPCEYWLHEDCGIWSAGVFLVKGKVYGLEEAVKVAQETMCSMCHDPGATLGCFFKNCPNKYHYRCALESDCVLIEENFSMKCKKHKNKTFKAPTVNRGDDR
- the si:dkey-94l16.4 gene encoding transcription factor 20 isoform X3, whose translation is MEPPGSLDELQPQDLSTPSIPTLIDLTRKGEECVLSATSLDALQMVKGPGWYPNSGTSNPGLPFSETGSADITHQSGDQIQPDNAFSHTTVTLSYVSRSHVFSTEHSPVYSMPPVGMFSLHPPCDSEKGLGETGYALNQHYLDQAEGPVDLAGQTKLLQSLSQAEERPENNGEICLTPEPLEFNSGVISSDGDVVKRVQEGAVNCKALENGQDSSSSSGVFPESSPEIRTSVTGEYEETGGSEVLFHLSKKKERVVAPDGMGARDLCTLSREYISPLEDPVSPSATSLEDVEDVFDLPQASSSPSANNSFVETAADVLWDGLSTEGGIQPCPGNSDSITRMDSSKDNKHPHHRQKAAIEPSIDSTNDVSEDKSKVVIPHVNGNAKALQRTLKEKRLPMRSGRGTRLEAIVMNINSSRYKVSGCIRTSKKASASQTRAGDCNLASPKRNDSLLMGRRTGRVKASPSVKTVKQNAVTEMKGGKTNNTKTDSCKDSTSNCEILSNLKKSLNTPLKIPQVAVHKRAKKEPEDVLDPVHPPQTRLAKSKTKTSSQPSSPFPVHKNSSKEPELPSCPDPSVEMHMARFPPPPSKSPKKSQGKVGATGIKSSPTGKTKAARALKRRQKKHKRSQSSSMFSPKEPEIKLKYINYKEEKRDMRLDNFSPFIHVEHQQSSLSHCTVINYPEEARTQHKKGPHPQAHPSSFISAVVPSTSCLQPGQASTHSQHQHALVCCLCGQSANAMDLGDLYGPYYPEGYQPSTKTPASTLNVKKDQDDYSDSDSSSCSVRSKGRKRAIPPTLQPLRKGAQLKQKGLLESHRWNSDRPSSPAVKRARSEGGSTNVEDWYSPPVLPLEPCEYWLHEDCGIWSAGVFLVKGKVYGLEEAVKVAQETMCSMCHDPGATLGCFFKNCPNKYHYRCALESDCVLIEENFSMKCKKHKNKTFKAPTVNRGDDR